A single genomic interval of Carboxydocella sporoproducens DSM 16521 harbors:
- a CDS encoding class I SAM-dependent DNA methyltransferase, translating into MAAVKSLLLLEPLFQREKVRRVLDYGAGTLRNTRYLLNRGYTVYITDLPAQLEKVAGQARTSGVKGILAVDELEDTSLCLDLVTCNFVFNIIEDEREKQRLLSNVWRNLRPGGLFLLDVAYRRPGSGRNTLTEEEIEARVIPAGFSRVAVICRGQTLTVLFRRVPLVATKMVS; encoded by the coding sequence GCTGCTGTAAAAAGTTTGTTATTGCTGGAACCCCTTTTTCAACGGGAAAAAGTAAGAAGGGTGCTGGATTATGGCGCAGGCACCCTGCGCAATACCAGGTATCTGTTGAACCGGGGCTATACTGTCTACATTACCGATTTGCCTGCACAGCTGGAGAAAGTGGCAGGGCAGGCTCGTACCAGTGGGGTGAAAGGAATACTGGCAGTGGATGAGCTGGAAGACACATCTCTATGTCTGGACCTGGTGACGTGCAATTTTGTCTTCAATATCATTGAGGATGAAAGGGAAAAACAGCGGCTGCTTTCTAATGTCTGGCGCAATCTGCGGCCTGGAGGACTGTTTTTGCTGGATGTAGCTTACAGGAGACCCGGGTCAGGGCGTAATACTTTGACTGAGGAAGAAATAGAGGCAAGGGTCATCCCAGCCGGTTTTAGCAGGGTTGCGGTAATTTGCCGGGGGCAGACTTTGACCGTATTGTTCCGGCGTGTACCGCTAGTAGCCACAAAAATGGTCAGCTAG
- a CDS encoding YckD family protein, with protein sequence MKRKIFIGLAVVLMLAMAVPAFAALTTTAQKTLTDAQKKEILSLEKQIIELRKKIVDKYVEAGQLTEDQGKLIKDRMDQMQKFREENGILPGPGGFGGGPCKRGGFGRGGFGPGFGPGGGWNGVNPGTGNNSNNTNNTTNTSSQGV encoded by the coding sequence ATGAAACGCAAAATTTTCATCGGACTGGCTGTGGTCCTGATGCTGGCAATGGCTGTCCCCGCTTTTGCGGCCTTGACCACTACGGCCCAGAAGACATTGACCGATGCCCAGAAGAAGGAAATCCTGAGTCTGGAAAAACAAATAATTGAGCTGCGTAAAAAGATTGTCGACAAGTATGTGGAAGCGGGTCAATTGACAGAAGATCAGGGCAAACTGATTAAGGACCGGATGGACCAGATGCAGAAATTTAGAGAAGAGAACGGGATTTTGCCAGGGCCCGGCGGTTTTGGCGGCGGCCCTTGTAAACGGGGCGGCTTTGGCAGAGGTGGTTTTGGACCCGGTTTTGGACCAGGTGGGGGCTGGAATGGTGTCAACCCTGGTACAGGTAACAATTCCAATAATACTAACAACACAACCAATACCAGTAGCCAGGGGGTATAG